A portion of the Micromonospora vinacea genome contains these proteins:
- a CDS encoding DUF47 domain-containing protein has protein sequence MKFSFRPTEGAFYELFTRAAQNLVRGTALLNELALPGVDVQSVSERLTEVEHDSDQITHDLYKKINSTFITPFDREDIYRLGSLLDDVMDHLEAVGDLLYLYGLTELPALPRELHEMVNVLDQQAKLTADAMPRLKSMKDLEDYWIECNRLENEGDRINRQLLVRLFSGEYDALTVLKMKEVADELEAACDAFEHVANTVETIAVKES, from the coding sequence GTGAAGTTTTCCTTCCGCCCCACCGAGGGCGCCTTCTACGAGCTCTTCACCAGGGCCGCGCAGAACCTGGTCCGGGGTACCGCGCTGCTCAACGAGCTGGCCCTGCCGGGCGTGGACGTGCAGTCGGTCAGCGAGCGGCTGACCGAGGTCGAGCACGACAGCGACCAGATCACCCACGACCTGTACAAGAAGATCAACTCGACCTTCATCACCCCGTTCGACCGGGAGGACATCTACCGGCTCGGCTCGCTGCTGGACGACGTGATGGACCACCTGGAGGCGGTCGGCGACCTGCTCTACCTGTACGGGCTGACCGAGCTTCCGGCGCTGCCCCGCGAGCTGCACGAGATGGTCAACGTGCTCGACCAGCAGGCCAAGCTGACCGCCGACGCGATGCCCCGGCTGAAGTCGATGAAGGACCTCGAGGACTACTGGATCGAGTGCAACCGGCTGGAGAACGAGGGCGACCGGATCAACCGGCAGCTGCTCGTCCGGCTCTTCTCCGGTGAGTACGACGCGTTGACGGTGCTGAAGATGAAGGAGGTCGCCGACGAGCTGGAGGCTGCCTGCGACGCCTTCGAGCACGTGGCCAACACCGTCGAGACCATCGCGGTCAAGGAGTCCTGA
- a CDS encoding inorganic phosphate transporter — protein MTPELIAVLAVIGVALAFDYTNGFHDAANAIATSVSTRALTPRIALGLAAVGNFIGAHFGAGVAKTVGDGLVTLPTGVSSLGVVFAGVLGAIAWNLITWYFGLPSSSSHALFGGLVGATLLSTGGIVQWVNIGEKVLLPMVLSPIVGLTLGYLLMLAILWLFRKGQPGKLNRGFRWAQTASAAAMSVGHGMQDAAKTMGIVVLALYTGGFQESKTHIPGWVFWTSATMLALGTYAGGWRIIRTLGRKIIDLGPPEGFAAETVASAVLYFNALVLKAPISTTHTITSAIMGVGATKRLSAVRWNVAGNIVLAWIITFPAAALIACVTYLLVRPLFG, from the coding sequence GTGACACCCGAACTCATCGCCGTGCTGGCGGTGATCGGGGTAGCCCTGGCGTTCGACTACACCAACGGCTTCCACGACGCCGCCAACGCGATCGCGACAAGCGTCTCCACCCGGGCGCTGACCCCTCGGATCGCCCTCGGGCTCGCCGCGGTCGGCAACTTCATCGGCGCCCACTTCGGCGCCGGTGTGGCCAAGACCGTCGGCGACGGCCTGGTCACCCTCCCCACCGGGGTGAGCAGCCTCGGTGTGGTCTTCGCCGGGGTGCTCGGGGCGATCGCCTGGAACCTGATCACCTGGTACTTCGGGCTGCCCTCGTCGTCCTCGCACGCGCTCTTCGGCGGCCTGGTCGGCGCGACCCTGCTGTCCACCGGCGGCATCGTGCAGTGGGTCAACATCGGCGAGAAGGTGCTGTTGCCGATGGTGCTGTCGCCGATCGTCGGCCTCACCCTCGGTTACCTGCTGATGCTGGCCATCCTGTGGCTGTTCCGGAAGGGGCAGCCGGGCAAGCTCAACCGGGGCTTCCGCTGGGCGCAGACCGCCTCGGCGGCCGCCATGTCGGTCGGCCACGGCATGCAGGACGCCGCCAAGACCATGGGCATCGTGGTGCTGGCGCTCTACACCGGTGGTTTCCAGGAGAGCAAGACGCACATCCCGGGCTGGGTGTTCTGGACCTCGGCGACGATGCTGGCCCTCGGCACGTACGCCGGCGGCTGGCGGATCATCCGCACCCTCGGACGCAAGATCATCGACCTGGGGCCGCCGGAGGGCTTCGCCGCCGAGACCGTCGCCAGCGCGGTGCTGTACTTCAACGCCCTGGTGCTGAAGGCACCGATCTCCACCACCCACACCATCACCTCGGCGATCATGGGTGTGGGCGCGACCAAGCGACTCTCCGCGGTTCGCTGGAACGTGGCCGGCAACATCGTGCTCGCCTGGATCATCACGTTCCCGGCCGCCGCGTTGATCGCCTGCGTCACGTACCTGCTGGTCCGGCCGCTCTTCGGCTGA
- a CDS encoding Gfo/Idh/MocA family protein, translating to MTRWGILATGHIASRFAEDLRLVPDAELVAVGSRAAESARRFADTYGAKRAYGSWVELAADPEVDAIYVATPHSAHYEAAMTCLTAGRAVLLEKPFTLDLTTSTELIETARAAGVFLMEAMWMRLNPLILRVVELIADGAIGTVTGVRADFGVAGPFPPEHRMRNAALGGGALLDLGIYPISLAHLLLGVPQHIRSWAQLGPEGTDENTGMLFGYDSGALATLSCGMVGLSGQTASITGTTGRIDLPEPFFRPGSVTVHRAGAEPETIVADGAGNGYQYEAIEVQRCLAAGLTESPAVPHATTLEVMALLDTVREQIGVRYV from the coding sequence ATGACTCGTTGGGGCATCCTGGCCACCGGCCACATCGCCAGCCGTTTCGCCGAAGACCTCCGGCTGGTGCCGGACGCCGAGTTGGTGGCGGTCGGTTCCCGCGCCGCGGAGAGCGCCCGGCGCTTCGCCGACACGTACGGCGCGAAGCGCGCCTACGGTTCCTGGGTGGAGTTGGCCGCCGACCCGGAGGTGGACGCGATCTACGTGGCGACCCCGCATTCCGCGCACTACGAGGCGGCGATGACCTGCCTCACCGCCGGGCGGGCGGTGCTGTTGGAGAAGCCGTTCACCCTCGACCTGACCACCAGCACCGAGTTGATCGAGACTGCCCGCGCCGCCGGGGTCTTCCTGATGGAGGCCATGTGGATGCGGCTGAACCCGCTGATCCTGCGGGTGGTCGAGTTGATCGCGGACGGGGCGATCGGCACGGTGACCGGCGTCCGCGCCGACTTCGGGGTGGCCGGGCCGTTCCCGCCGGAGCACCGGATGCGCAACGCGGCGCTGGGCGGGGGCGCCCTGCTCGACCTGGGGATCTATCCGATCAGCCTGGCTCACCTGCTGCTCGGGGTGCCGCAGCACATCCGGTCCTGGGCGCAGCTCGGCCCGGAGGGGACGGACGAGAACACCGGCATGCTGTTCGGCTACGACAGCGGCGCGCTGGCGACCCTGAGCTGCGGCATGGTCGGGTTGAGCGGCCAGACCGCCTCGATCACCGGCACCACGGGGCGGATCGACCTGCCGGAGCCGTTCTTCCGGCCGGGTTCGGTGACAGTGCACCGGGCCGGCGCGGAGCCGGAGACGATCGTCGCCGACGGGGCCGGCAACGGCTACCAGTACGAGGCGATCGAGGTGCAGCGCTGCCTGGCCGCCGGCCTGACCGAGAGCCCGGCGGTGCCGCACGCCACGACCCTCGAGGTGATGGCCCTGCTGGACACGGTCCGCGAGCAGATCGGCGTGCGCTACGTGTGA